The Starkeya sp. ORNL1 DNA window CGGCGCCGAGCACCAGCGCCATAACCAAAGGCGCGGCGGGAATGCCGGAAGCCTTGAAGCCGTAGCCGATGACGGTGAACATCAGCATCAGCCAGACGTCCCACATCGAATTGTCGACGCTGTAGACGCCGACGACGCACAGCGACATCACGATGATCGGCAGCGTGCGCTGCGAGATCACGAACAGCCAGATGAAGAACGGCACCAGCAGGATGTTCTGCGCGAGCAGCATGACGTTGCCGACATACATGCTGGCGATCAGGCCCCAGGCGACGTCGGCGTGCTCGGTGAACAAACGCGGGCCGGGCTGGATGCCGAGGATGATGAAGGCGCCGATCAGCACCGAGGTGGTGGCGGTGCCGGGAATGCCCAGCGCGAGGAGCGGCACGAAGGCGCCCGAGCTTGCCGAGTTGTTGGCGGATTCCGGGCCGGCGACGCCTTCCAGCATGCCGGTGCCGAACTTCTCCGGGGTCTTGGAGAGCTGCTTTTCGAGGCCGTAGGAGACGAAGGAGGCGATGGTGGCGCCGGCGCCCGGCAGGATGCCGAGGAAGAAGCCGACGAAGCCGCCGCGCAGCATCGAGCCCCAGGTCTGCTTGAGATCCGCCCAAGACGGCATGATGTCCCGGATCCTCAGGCGGATTTTGTTGATCTCGACCTGCTGCGGCGGGTGGAAGATGTCGAACAGGATCTCGGCGAGGCCGAACAGGCCGACCACGGCGGGGATGAAGCCGATGCCGTCGATCAGTTCCATGGTGCCCCAGGTGAGGCGGGCCTGGCCGGACACCACGTCCTGGCCGATGGTGGCCAGCAGCAGGCCGAGCATCAGCGAGACGAAGGACTTCACCATGTTGCCACGGGCCAGCGACGACACCATCACGAAGGCCAGCACCATGATGGCGAAGTATTCCGGCGGCCCGAACACCAGCGCGACGCTGGCGAGCGGCACGGCGATAATGGAAAGCAGGATCAGGCCGATGGTGCCGGCGAGGAAGGAGCCGATGGCGGCGAGGCCGAGCGCGACGCCGCCCTTGCCCTGCTTGGCCAGCGGGTGGCCGTCATAGGTGGTGACCACCGAGGCGCTCTCGCCCGGCACGTTGAGCAGCACCGAGGTGATGGTGCCGCCATACATGGCGCCGTAATAGATGCCGGCCATGGCGACGAGGCCGGTCAGCGGATCGATGCCGAAGGTCAGCGGCAGCAGCACCGCGATCGCCGCGCTCGGGCCGAGGCCGGGCAGCACGCCGACCAGCGTGCCGGCAAACGTTCCGGCAAAGCACATCAACAGTAGCCAGGGATCCATAATCCTGGCGAAACCTTCGGCGAGCGGCGCGAACATGGTCGATTACCTTGGTACTTGAAGTCGTCGGAGCGCGGGCGAAGGCGTCAGGAGAACAGCAGGCCGGTTTCGAGCGGGATCTCCAGCAGATAGTCGAACGCGAAATAGACCGCGCCCGCCCAGATCACCGCGAAGATCGCGCTGCGCACGAGGTCGAGCTTCGAGATCAGCAGGCAGAACAGGAAGCAGAACGCGATCAGCGCAATCAGGAAGCCGACGATGTAGATCGCCCCGATGAGCAGAGCGAGCAGCGCGATGCAGGTGAGGCCACCGCGCAGGTTCGTGGCCTCCTCATCGTCCGCGCCGGCCGGTGCCTTGCGCACCGATTCGAACAGCAAAGCGAGGCTGAAGCCGAGCAGACCGACGCCGTAGATGCTCGGCAACGCGCCCGGCCCCAGGGTGTAGTCCTCGGCCATCGGCAGATGGAACGCCGCATAGAGCTCGGCCACCGCGAACAGCACGAGCAGCAGGGAGACGGTGGTCTCCATGGAGAATGGAAAGGCTTTGCGCGTCGTCATGGCGCCATTCCTCTGTTGCGGAGCGCGTTTTCGCTCCGCATTGCGACGTTCAGATCGTGAGGCAAAGATCAGGTAGCGAGGCTGGATGCAGAACCGCCGGCGTCCCGGACCGGGACCGCCGGCGGCTGGGAACTCACTTCGCCAGGCTGGTCTTCAGGAAGTCGATCTGGGTGGCGACGGTCGACTTGACGTCTTCCGGCGTGCTGTAGGTGACGTTCTGCGAGACCTGCTTGGCGCGCTCGACATATTCGGGCATTTGCGTCGCCTGCTTCACCGCGTCCTGCAGCTTCTTGATGATCGCGGGATCGGTGCCGGCCGGAGCGATGAGGCCGCGGCTCGAGGCGTTGATCGGCAGCGGGAAGCCCTGTTCGGCAAAGGTGGGCACGTCGGGCAGCAGCGGGCTGCGCTCGGTGCCGCCGACGCCCAGCACGCGGACGCTGCCATCCTTCAGGAAGGGCAGCACCTCGCTGGTGGCGAGCCCGAGGGCGTCGATGTGGCCGCCCAGCGCCGCGGTGACGGCCTCCGGAGTGCCTGCGAAATTGACGACGCGGAACTTGGCGTTGGCCTTGGAGGCGACGGCGAGCGCGGTCAGGCCGTCGAGGCTGGTGGAGCCGGTGGCGCCATAGGACAGGCCGCCGGGATGGTCCTTCAGATAGGCGACGACTTCCTTCATGTCCTTGTAGGGGCTCTTCGCCGGCACGACGATGATGCCGGGATCGACCATCACATTGCCGAGGAAGGTGAAGGAGGTGAGCGGATCGAAGGGCAGGCCGCCGCTGGCGGTCACGCCGCTGATGGCGGGGTAGTTCACGCTGCCCAGCGTGTAGCCGTCCGGCTTGGAACGGGCGACGTCGGTCCAGGCGACGGCGCCGCCGGCGCCCGGCTTGTTGATGACGACGACCGGCTGGCCGAGGATCTTCTCCAGCGTCGGCGCCACGGTGCGGATGGTGGCGTCCATCGCGCCGCCGGCGCTGAAGCCGACGATGACCTGGATCGGCCGGGTGGGGTAATCGGCGGCGAAAGCCGGGGCCGAGATGATCGGCGCGGCACCGGCTAGGCCGGCGACGACGGATAGCACCGCTCGCATATTCGATTTCATCTTGTTCCTCCCTCGCCTTCTTTTTGAAGGCCGAATGCCAGATCGGCGGTTCTTATATTGAACCGATCCATCGAGATATTCGATAATGAATGCAATCTGATGTCAAGCGTCTGCCGGACACGGGACGCGACATCGGCAGCGCCGCAGACAAGCCGAAAACACCCGCAACGGCAAGGGCCTGCGCGTTATTTATAACATATTACGCAGCGCTACGCGCGGCTGTCGTACCGTGGTAGGGAGGCACGATCCGCAGGCCGCCCGATCTTTCAACAGAGGCTGCTCGGACACCGGGCCGAGATTCGAAAATCGCTTCATCACCGGCGTGCCGGCCACGGTCAGCGCCCCGATCGCGGCATCGACACTCGCCACCGCGAAGGCGAGATGCTCGACAGCGCCGCGCGCCGCTGCGTCACTGGCAGCCACCCCATCCGGCACGCGCGGCAGAACGAAGAGGCGGATGCCGGCGCCATCGACATCGCGCCACTGTCGCTCTGTCTCCAGGAATTCGAGCATGCCTTCGTGGTCGGCGCTTGCGACGACCGCGCCATTGGCCGGATTGGTGACGTCGAAGGTGCCGCCACCACGTGAGGCGTGGCACGCGCCATTGATGTAGAAGGATCCGGAATAGACAGAGGGCGCCGCGGCGCCACCCGCGAGAGGGCGGCCTCGAGGCTTGCGGTCAACGACGCCCTTACGAGATCGTATAGGATGACATCCTGCCATGCGCTCTCGTGGATGAGATCAACCGCCCTCGCCGCGGTTTTGCCGCAGGCCCGCATTTGGGGACAGATTCAGGAGAAGACCGACATCACCCGCTTGCGCGACCTTTCGATATGGGTGCGCATCGCCTTGGCGGCCTTGGCCGCATCGCGCGCACAGATTGCCTCGACGATCTTGCGGTGCTCGTCGATCGCCTGCTGGGTAACCTTGGCGTGCGAGTAGAGCCGGAAGATGTGAATGTGGGTATGCAGCCGAGTAAGCGAATCGCGGATCAGCGAGCTGCCGCTCATCGCGGCGATGCAGTCATGGAACTCGGCATCGCCGGCGGCGAAATCGCGGTAGCGATTGCCCGGCACAGGCGCACTCATGGGGCGAACAATACCTTGCAGATGTTCGCTTTTCTTGTCATCCAGCAGTTCTGCGGCGCGCGCCGCCGCGGCCGGCTCCAGCAGCAGGCGGAACTCGAACAGTTCCTCGAACTGCTCGCGCGACAATTGCGGCGCGGCGCGGTAGCCGACGAGGTGGGTCTTGAGCACGAGGCCGTTCGCCTCCAGCCGCCCCAGCGCTTCGCGCAGCGGGGTCTGGGAGACGCCGAGTTCGCGCGAGAGATTGTCCATGGTAAGGCGCTCGCCAGGCTGGATCTGCAGCGACATCAGTTGGCCCAGCAGCACGTCATAGACATTGTCCGCGAGGCTGCTCGGACGCGGCAGCACCGCCTCGCCACCACCTGCCCCGGCCTTTCTGCCGAGGCGGTCGGCGGGGATGTGCTCACGGGTTTCGGACATCGGCTCTCCCGGACACTGCGCGAAGGATCTGCATTTCTCTGTATTTGATATCTGATCGGATTTTTTGACACCAGCGAAGGATGCTGAAGCCGATCGCGTCCTGCTCCGCGATTTCCAGCCGTCATCCCGGCCGGAGGCGCAGCCGGAGAGCCGGGATGACGCGAAGGTGGCGATCCATACCTTCCTGCGATCCCCGATCGGCCTGCGGCCGTCCGGGATGACGGCCGGTGGGGAGACGGAGTAGAAGCTGCACGCTTGAACATCCTTCAACGCCCGGCTATCGCCGGGCACCCCAGGATGACGCGGTGCTTGGGGACGTTGCGAGGGAAGGCGGCCTACTGATGAAAGCGATCATCCTCTCGCAATTCTATGCCGCCGACCTCACCGACGCGGTTCGCGGCGTGATCGGCAGCGAGCCGGTGCAGGTGCCGGATGCCGTCTCCTGCGCCGACGAACTGGCGGACGCGGACATATTGTTCTGCCAGCCCTCGCTCGCCAATGCGACCCTGGTCGCCGCGATCAACCGCTCGCCGCGGCTGCGCTGGGTGCAGGTGCTGGGCTCGGGCGTCGACAACTTCTCCAGGATCACCGAGGAACGGGCCAAGACCCTGATCGTCACCAATGCCGCGGCGGCCTATGGCGACGCGGTCGCCGAGCACGCGGTGGCGCTGGCGCTGGCGCTGCTGCGCCGGGTGCCGGAGCTGGTGGTGGCGCAGGCCAGCCGGCAATGGATCAAGCCCTGGCTGACCGACGAGCTCTCCTCGCTCGAAGGCGCGTCCGCCGCCGTGGTCGGCTTCGGCGCCATCGGGCAAGGCATAGCGCGGCGGCTCGATGCCTTCGGCTGCTCGGTGGTGGCGGTGCGCCGCAATCTCGGTGCCCCGGCGCCAAAAGGCTTCGAGCATGTGCGGTTCGCGCCGCTGGAGGAAGCGCTGCCACAGGCGGAGTTGCTGTTCCTCGCGCTGCCGCTGACGCAGGACAGTACCAAGCTGATCGACGGACGCGCGTTCTCGCTGATGCCGCGTCGCGCGCGCCTTATCAATGTCTCGCGCGGCAGCATCATCGCCACCCTCGCAATGATGGCGGCATTGGAGAGCGGGGCGCTGGCAGCCGCCGCGCTCGACGTGTTCGAGCACGAGCCGCTGCCGCCGGAAAGTCCGCTCTGGGCGCTGCCCAATGTGCTCATCTCGCCCCATGTCGCCGGCCGCGGCAATCGCTGCGTCGGCCGGCGCATGAACGAGATCTGCCTCGCCAATCTGCGCGCCTTCCTGGAAGGACGGCTGGCCTAGCGCCCTTCGCCGAAAGGAGAATTCCGCCTCTCTACTCCGGTAGTGCATTCGGCGCTGGTCGGTGGTGAAATGCTTCGAATTTGAAGTTCGAGCATGTGCCCGCCAGAGACCTCGCCACGATGAAGCCTCAACCTATCCAGCCGACGGCGCGCAAGCGCCTGCGCGCCCTGATCGGGGTGATGCTGTGCAACGCGCTGGAATGGTATGACTTCGCCATATACGGCATCCTCGCCGCCTATATCTCCCGCGCCTTCTTTCCGCAGGACGCACCCCACACCGCGCTTCTTGCAACCTTCGCCGTGTTCGGCGTGAGCTTCGTGCTGCGCCCGTTCGGCGGGCTGGTGCTCGGCGGCCTCGGCGACAAATGGGGGCGCAAGCCCGCGCTGCTGCTGGCTGCCGGGCTGATGGCGGCGGGGACGCTGATGATCGGCTTCATTCCGTCCTACCAGACGATCGGCGTCATGGCGCCGGTGCTGCTGCTGGTGGCGCGGCTGGTGCAGGGCTTCTCCGCCGGCGGCGAATGGGGCGTCGCCGCCTCCTTCCTGCTGGAATGGTCGCCGCAGGGACGGCGCGGATTCTGGACCAGCTTCCTCTCGGTGACGGTCGCGCTCGGCAGCGGCCTCGCCAGCGGCACCGCCGCCATTCTCACCAGTTCCCTGCCGGCGGAGGACATGTCGGCCTTCGGATGGCGCATCCCCTTCCTGCTCGGCGGCCTGCTCGGCGCCGTCGCGCTGTGGCTGCGCACCGGCGTCGATGAGACGCCGATCTATCGCCAGGCACAGCCGGATCGCGAAGCGCTACCGATCCGCGACACCGCCAGCGAACCGGCACCCTGGACGACCCTGCGCTCCGGCCTGTTCGTCTTCGGTTTCACCATGCACTGGACGGTCTGCTACTACGTGTTCCTGATCTATATGCCGCTGTTCACGCAGACCCGGGCGGGGCTGAGCTCGGCGCAGGCGGCGTGGTCGAACACCATATCCACCCTCGTCATCATCCTGCTGGTGCCGCTTGTCGGCCTGCTCTCCGATCGGTATGGCCGCAAGCCGTTCCTCAAGAGCTCGTGCATAGCGGTCATCCTGCTGGCGGTGCCGGCCTTCTGGCTGGTCGCCACCTATCAGGGCTTCGCGCTGATCGCCGGCATCCAGGCGCTGTTCGGCATCGCCATCGCGCTCTATTCCGGGCCGGGTCCGGCGGTGTCGGTGGAACTGTTCGCCACCCGCGGCCGCTCGCGCTGGTCGTCGGTGTCCTATGCGCTGGCGGCGGCGGTGTTCGGCGGATTTGCGCCGTTCATTGCGGTGTGGCTGACCGATGCGCTGGGCAGCCCTTTGGCCCCGACCGCCTATGTGATCGCGGCGGCAACCATCAGCCTCATGGTCATCCGGCGCATGCCGGAGACCGCGCGGCGCCCGCTCGCCTGACGCTGGCGCCTATTCCCCCGGCAGCAGGTCCGCCACCGACGGCGCATGGCCGTAATGGGCGTGAAAGGCGCGCGAGAAGCTGGAATAGCCCTCATAGCCGACGCGCCTCGCGACCTCGCTGATGGAGATCCGGCCGACGCGGAGCAGGCTCTGCGCCTCCTCCATCCGCAGCATATGGCCATAGGCGTGCGGGGTGAGGCCGAACACGTCGCGAAAGCCGCTGGTCAGCTCGTTGCGGTTCAGGCCGACCCGGAGCGCCAGTTGCTCGATGGTCGGCGGATTGCCGATCTCGCGCCGGTAGATATCCGCCGCAAGCTCGATCGCCTGGATTCTCGACCGCGCGCCGACGACGCGCGGCAGACCGCGCGAGGGCAGTGCGTGGATCTGGGAGACGATGCCGCAGATGATCTCGATGGTCTTGGCGCCAATGAAGATGCCGCGCAGCGGCTCGGGATATTTGCAGGCGAGGATCTGGTCCACCAGCGCGATGCTTGCCGAAGACAGCGGCAGCTTCAGCGCGTCCGGCGTGCCGAGCCGCGACAGGAAGATCGGCCGGTAGGCTGGCGGGATAGGGTCGGCGTTCAGCCTGAAATGATCCAGCAGATGCTGGCGCTCGCAGACGATGAGCAGGCCGCGCAGCCGCGCGCCGGCCTGGGTATCGCTCACCGAGCGGGGCGTATTGCTGATCTGCACCATGTTCGGGTTCACCAGATCCATCCGGTCCCCGATCCAGCGATTATAGGCCCCCTTGATGGTGATCTGGATGCAGACGAGGTCGGCCCTGGCCATGGTGAGGCTGTAGGGCTGGGCGGCCTCGAAATTCATCACATGCAGCAGGGTGCATTCGTCGATGCGACGATAGCCGTGCTCCCTGGCCTTGAAGATGTCGTCGACCGCGCCCAGCACCTCGCTGCTGCGGATCAGGCCGCCGGAACGAAGCCCGGAGCCGATGGCCCTGAAATCAAGCTCCAGCTTCTTCTGCACGCGCGCGGTCACCCATATGCACCGTACATGCCCTGAAAACCGCCACAGCGGCCCGTCCCGACAGGCGTGCCGGCGTGACGCCGCGAATATTGCGTCTTTTCACGCACTATATCCAGCTTTCACGGCCGGCTTTACCCGGGGCGCCCTCTGCCGGAGCTTGGCGGCGCGGCAAGGTCGATGGCTGGCCTTGCCGGCGGAGAACAGCGTCTCCGCTCCGGATCGCGCCCATGAATCAGATAGTTCATCGGGAATTCAGCAATACTCTCGTCGCCCAAGATACGTTCTTGCGCCCGATCGAATTCACCACAGCCGGACTGCCGGCGCAGGATCAATTCGAGGCGTTCCGGGCCGCCCACGAAACCATCGTGGATATCTGCCCGGTCGATGGGGCGAATGAATCCTTTGCCGCTTCCCAGAAAATCTGGCCGCTCGACAAGCTGGTGCTCACCAGCACGATGCTGCCGCAGAAGGGCAATCCGATACGCTGGCGGCACTGGAACCGGGCCGTTCTCGACCATTGGTACATCGTGCTGCCGTGCAGCTTCATCGTCGGGCGCGCGCTGCACCGGCAGCCGGCCGCCAGCGCGACCATCCACTCGCTGGCGCGTCCCCTTGAAGCCCAGGCGGATGATGACGGCGTCCTCAGCTTGTTCGTGCCGCGCGACCTGTTTCCGGGCGCCGAGCTCGACGCTCTGCTGGACCTGCCGCTGGAGCGCGGCTCTGGATCGCTGCTGGCGGACTATCTGCTCGCCCTGAACCGGCGGCTGCCGCGCCTCGCGCAGTCCGAACTGGCGAGCGTCGTCGAAGCCACCCGATGCCTGATCGCGGCGTGCGCCAGCCCGTCGCGCGACCGGCTGGCAGCGGCGCGGGCCCCGATCGAGCTGACGCTGCTGGAGCGCGGGCGGCGGCTGATACGCCGCCGGCTGGCGGAGCCGGAACTCTCCCCGGAGATGATCTGCAAGGACCTCGGCGTCTCGCGCTCGCGCCTCTACCGGCTGTTCGAGCCGATCGGCGGCATCTCCCATTATGTCCGGCGCCAGCGGCTGCTCCAGGCGCGCCACGCGCTGCTGGACCCTTCCGATACGCGCTCCATCGTGAGGATCGCCGAGCAATGGGGTTTCGTCGATGCCTCGACCTTCAGCCGGGCGTTCAGGCACGAATTCGGCTTCTCGCCCAAGGCGGCGCGCGAGGCCGGCCGGACCGGAAACGGCTATCCGAATGGCGCAGAAGGATTGCACGCGCCACCAGAAATGCAGAGCCTTGCCGGCCTGCTGCGCAACCTCAGTGCCTGATGCACACGCGCGGCCTTGACGATCCGGAACACCCGCCGGCAGCGTTGGAACGCTGTGCCTATGTCTGGGATTCTCCGGCAATTATTTACAGAGGAACTTTAGAAAACCTTCATCTTCAATTGTAACGCCTCGCGTAACCGGCACGATGCTATTGGCAAGCCGGCAACCGCCCCCTAATACTTCGCGCCGAGGGCACAACAAGACTTGAGGTGGCGTGCATGTTCAATGCGAAGAACAGAAGTGGAATCCCCATCTGGGCAGGAAACTGGTCGCGCATCGCCGTGACCGCCGTGCTCGGCTGGTCGACGACGATCTATCCGGTGCTGGCGCAGACCCCGCCGGCGGCGACCGAGCAGCCGGCGCCCGCGCCACGCGAACTGCCGACGCCGCCGAGCAATGCCGCGGCCGCGAGCGCCGCCGCCCAGGCGACCGACGAGACCTACACGCTCTCCGAGCTCGAATATCTGCTCGGCCCGATCGCGCTGTTTCCCGACACGCTGCTGGCGCTGGTCTTCCCGGCCGCGGCGCAGCCCGACCAGATCCTCGATGCCGCCAAATGGCTCGACGACAATGCCGAGGCGGTGAAGAACAGCGACTTCAGCGGCGTGGACGGCAAGGGCTGGGATACTTCGGTGCAGGCGCTGACGCGCTTTCCCGACGTGATCCAGATGCTGGCCGGTCATCTGGACTGGACCGAGTCACTCGGCGCCGCCTTCAATCTGCAGCCCGACGACGTCGCCACGGCGATCCAGCTGCTGCGTGCGCAGGCCGAGAAGGTCGGCAACCTCAAGACCACCGAGCAGCAGGTGGTGAGCGCACGCGAAGAGGGCGGCAAGCGGACGATCTACATCGCCCCGGCCAATCCCGAGCGCATCTATGTGCCGACCTATGATTCCTCCACCGTGTTCACCACCGCGGCGGTCGGCGCGCTGGCCTTCACCACCGGCGTCCTGGTCGGCTCGTCCTGGAATAATCGCTGGGGCTGGAACAACCGCAGCTGGAACACGGTGTGGGTCTATCGTCCCGGCTGGCACCGCCCGCCGAACTGGCACCGCCCGCCGCCGCACCGCCCGCCGGGCTCGTGGCGCCCCGACCGTCCGAACCGTCCCGGCCGCCCGGATCGTCCGAACCGCCCCGGCCGTCCCGATCGTCCGGGCGTGCGCCCCGACCGTCCCGGCGATCGCCCCGGCCTGCGGCCCGACCGTCCCGGCGTGAGGCCCGAGCGTCCCGGCCGTCCGGATCGTCCCGGCGTGCGCCCGGACCGTCCCGGCACCCGGCCCGAGCGGCCCAATGTGCGGCCGGATCGTCCGAATGCTCGGCCGGAGCGTCCCGGCAACACCAACCGGCCCAACGCCAATCGGCCGAACAATAACCGGCCGAACGCAAACCGCCCGAGCAACAACCGGCCTAACGCGAACCGGCCGAGCAATCGCCCGAACGCCAACCGCCAGCAGGCGCGGCCCTCGCGCCAGCAGGCAAGGCCGCGCCAGAACGTCCAGCGTTCGCCACAGCGCGCCCGCTCGGGTAACAATAATGCCCGGCGGCCGCAGCAGAACGTGCCGCGCCGCAACCGCTGAAGCCGGCGGTCCGCGCACGTGGTTCGAAAGAGAGGATGGCGCACCCGCCCAACGGCGGGTGCGCATTCCTTTGAGGGCAGGGCATCATGCTATCGACCGACAGCTCGCTCCTGATGTTCATGGCGCTGTTCGCGCTCTACAGTCCCCTCGCCGCACTCTCCGCCTATCTGCCGATCATCGGGCGCTTTCCCCCGCGCGACCAGCTTCGGCTGGCCTTCGGGCTGTTCATCAATGTGTCGGTCTTCATCCTCCTCGCGGTGTGGATCGGCGAGCCGCTGCTCGGGCTGCTCGGCGTCACCACCGCCTCGCTCTCGGTCACCGGCGGCATCGCGCTGCTCTATGCCGGCATCCCGATGATGCAGGGGCACAATGAGAATGCGCACCCGCCGGCGCCGGTGAGCGACGAGCCCTCGCCCGACACCGAGCAGGAAGACTGGCACTCGGTGCTGTTCACCCCGATCACCTTCCCGCTCACGATTGGCGGCACCTCGTTCGGGCTGATCGTCGCCTTTGCCGCCTCGGCGGAGGGCGTGGTCGAGAATGCCGATCTCACCGTCGCCGGCATCGCCTATGCCGCGGTCACCGGCATCACCGTCTATGCCGCCGGCCGGGTGAACCGCTGGGTCTCCGACAAGGCCCGCATGGTGCTCTCGCGCGTCGCCGGCATCCTGCTCACTGCCATCGCGGTGTCGCTGGTCATCAATGGCGGCACCCGCCTCGTGGTGGAAACGCTGCAAAGCCTTAACAAGATGTGATGCCGCCGCCGGCGCGGTATCGTCGTGGCAACCCAGCCGGCTATCATTCAGGGAAACGAACGGAAAACAATGAGCGAGCGCGCCAACCGCATCCTGCTGGGCATCTGCACGGCTATCCTCGTGGCCGGGGCGCTCTATCTCGCGCGCTCGGTGGTGGCGCCGGTGGCGTTCGCGCTGTTCGTCATCGCCCTGGTCTGGCCGCTGCAATCGCGGCTGCAGGCGCGCATGGCCAAGCTGCCGGCGATGGCGATCACGCTCGTCCTCACCATCCTCGTCATCGTCGCGCTCGGCTACATGATCGTGTGGGGCTTCAGCCAGGCCGGGCACTGGCTGATCGTCAATGCCGGCCGCTTCCAGGCGCTCTATATCGAGGCCGCGGCGTGGCTCGAAGGACACGGGCTCTATTCCGCCGGCACGCTGGCCGAGACCTTCAATGTCAGCTGGCTGATCCGCGTCTTCCAGGGGCTAGCCGCGCGGCTCAACGGCACGATCGGCTTCGCGGTGGTGACGCTGATCTTCGTCATGCTCGGCCTGCTGGAAACCGGCATCATGCAGGCCAAGCTGGCAAGCGAGGCCGGCGAGACCGGGCGCCAATTGCTGCGCGCCAGCGCCGCCACCGCGGTGAAGTTCCGCAAATACATGGTGGTGCGCACCATCATGAGCGTGCTCACCGGCCTCGCCATCTGGGCCTTCAGCGCCGCGCTCGGGCTGGAACTGGCGCTCGCCTTCGGCGTCATCGCCTTCGCGCTGAACTACATCCCCTTCATCGGGCCGCTGGTATCGACGCTGCTGCCGACCTTCTTCGCGCTGGCGCAATTCGGCTCATGGCAGCTGGCGGTGGTGGTGTTCCTCGCCATGAACGTGATCCAGTTCTTCAGCGGCTCCTATATCGAGCCGCGCGTCGCCGGCAAGGCGCTCGCCATGTCGCCCTTCCTGGTGCTGCTGTCGGTGTTCTTCTGGGCCTTCATGTGGGGCATTGCCGGCGCCTTCATCGGCGTGCCGCTGGTGATCGCCGGGCTCACCTTCTGCGCCGAGAACGAGAATACACGCTGGATCGCGCGGCTGTTGTCCGGGCGCGAAGAGGTGGTGGCCTGACATGCTGGCGCGCACACGCAAGATCGCGAAATGGACCGGCGTGGTGGTGGTGCTCGCCGCCGTCGCCTTCCTCGGCACCCGCATCTGGTTCTCGCAGCGCGGTGCGCCGCTGGAGCCCTGGCACACCTTCGTGCCGGAGGAGATGAGCGTCGCGGAAATGGATAAGTCCGACTGGGGCGGCTATCTCGCCCACGAGGACAGGCTGTTCCAGGATGTCACCCGCGAGGTGGTGCAGAAGCTGCCCGAGGATGAGCGCATCCCCTCGAACCGCTATTTCTCCGGCAGCATCGTCTATCCCCCTGCGCTCACCCATGACTGGAACCGCTCCTATGAGCTGGCCCCAGGCGGGGCGCCGGCCGGTGCGGTGGTGCTGCTGCACGGGCTGACGGATTCGCCCTACAGCCTGCGCCATGTCGCGCAGCGCTATGCCGAGGCCGGCTATCTCGTTGTGGCGATCCGCCTGCCCGGCCATGGCACGGTGCCGGCCGGCCTCACCGAGGTGGAGTGGGAGGACTGGCTGGCGGCGACGCGGCTCGCGGTGCGCGAGGCGGCGGCCCGTGCGCCGGGCAAGCCGCTGGAGATCGTCGGCTTCTCCAATGGCGGCGCGCTGGCGTTGAAATATGCGCTCGATGCGCTCGACGACGCCAAGCTCGCGCGCCCGAGCCGGCTGGTGCTGATCTCGCCGATGATCGGCATCACCCGCTTCGCCCGCTTTGCCGGCCTCGCCGCGCT harbors:
- a CDS encoding DUF3300 domain-containing protein, coding for MFNAKNRSGIPIWAGNWSRIAVTAVLGWSTTIYPVLAQTPPAATEQPAPAPRELPTPPSNAAAASAAAQATDETYTLSELEYLLGPIALFPDTLLALVFPAAAQPDQILDAAKWLDDNAEAVKNSDFSGVDGKGWDTSVQALTRFPDVIQMLAGHLDWTESLGAAFNLQPDDVATAIQLLRAQAEKVGNLKTTEQQVVSAREEGGKRTIYIAPANPERIYVPTYDSSTVFTTAAVGALAFTTGVLVGSSWNNRWGWNNRSWNTVWVYRPGWHRPPNWHRPPPHRPPGSWRPDRPNRPGRPDRPNRPGRPDRPGVRPDRPGDRPGLRPDRPGVRPERPGRPDRPGVRPDRPGTRPERPNVRPDRPNARPERPGNTNRPNANRPNNNRPNANRPSNNRPNANRPSNRPNANRQQARPSRQQARPRQNVQRSPQRARSGNNNARRPQQNVPRRNR
- a CDS encoding helix-turn-helix transcriptional regulator, with protein sequence MRPIEFTTAGLPAQDQFEAFRAAHETIVDICPVDGANESFAASQKIWPLDKLVLTSTMLPQKGNPIRWRHWNRAVLDHWYIVLPCSFIVGRALHRQPAASATIHSLARPLEAQADDDGVLSLFVPRDLFPGAELDALLDLPLERGSGSLLADYLLALNRRLPRLAQSELASVVEATRCLIAACASPSRDRLAAARAPIELTLLERGRRLIRRRLAEPELSPEMICKDLGVSRSRLYRLFEPIGGISHYVRRQRLLQARHALLDPSDTRSIVRIAEQWGFVDASTFSRAFRHEFGFSPKAAREAGRTGNGYPNGAEGLHAPPEMQSLAGLLRNLSA
- a CDS encoding AraC family transcriptional regulator; translation: MTARVQKKLELDFRAIGSGLRSGGLIRSSEVLGAVDDIFKAREHGYRRIDECTLLHVMNFEAAQPYSLTMARADLVCIQITIKGAYNRWIGDRMDLVNPNMVQISNTPRSVSDTQAGARLRGLLIVCERQHLLDHFRLNADPIPPAYRPIFLSRLGTPDALKLPLSSASIALVDQILACKYPEPLRGIFIGAKTIEIICGIVSQIHALPSRGLPRVVGARSRIQAIELAADIYRREIGNPPTIEQLALRVGLNRNELTSGFRDVFGLTPHAYGHMLRMEEAQSLLRVGRISISEVARRVGYEGYSSFSRAFHAHYGHAPSVADLLPGE
- a CDS encoding MarC family protein; translation: MLSTDSSLLMFMALFALYSPLAALSAYLPIIGRFPPRDQLRLAFGLFINVSVFILLAVWIGEPLLGLLGVTTASLSVTGGIALLYAGIPMMQGHNENAHPPAPVSDEPSPDTEQEDWHSVLFTPITFPLTIGGTSFGLIVAFAASAEGVVENADLTVAGIAYAAVTGITVYAAGRVNRWVSDKARMVLSRVAGILLTAIAVSLVINGGTRLVVETLQSLNKM
- a CDS encoding AI-2E family transporter, with protein sequence MSERANRILLGICTAILVAGALYLARSVVAPVAFALFVIALVWPLQSRLQARMAKLPAMAITLVLTILVIVALGYMIVWGFSQAGHWLIVNAGRFQALYIEAAAWLEGHGLYSAGTLAETFNVSWLIRVFQGLAARLNGTIGFAVVTLIFVMLGLLETGIMQAKLASEAGETGRQLLRASAATAVKFRKYMVVRTIMSVLTGLAIWAFSAALGLELALAFGVIAFALNYIPFIGPLVSTLLPTFFALAQFGSWQLAVVVFLAMNVIQFFSGSYIEPRVAGKALAMSPFLVLLSVFFWAFMWGIAGAFIGVPLVIAGLTFCAENENTRWIARLLSGREEVVA
- a CDS encoding alpha/beta hydrolase, with product MLARTRKIAKWTGVVVVLAAVAFLGTRIWFSQRGAPLEPWHTFVPEEMSVAEMDKSDWGGYLAHEDRLFQDVTREVVQKLPEDERIPSNRYFSGSIVYPPALTHDWNRSYELAPGGAPAGAVVLLHGLTDSPYSLRHVAQRYAEAGYLVVAIRLPGHGTVPAGLTEVEWEDWLAATRLAVREAAARAPGKPLEIVGFSNGGALALKYALDALDDAKLARPSRLVLISPMIGITRFARFAGLAALPAFLPAFAKAAWLGVIPEFNPFKYNSFPVNGAVQSHRLTQALQATIASHAAAGKLGDLPPALTFQSVMDFTVSTRAIITAFYGLLPANGSELVLFDINRNTKLGPLLRATTYSALMRLLPATPRNFRTAIITNDAGNAEVVERTIPAGGTEETTRPLGLTYPIDVYSLSHVALPFPPSDALYGSDPDPKENFGLQLGAMAVRGERGALIVNLDALVRMSSNPFYPYMIDRIGEGIGTARK